The DNA region ggccactgacttgaaatccaagcttccaaagaatattatggtgttcattaggaagaagtaagaggaagtaaagagatatacagaaagaagagataaatagataaaaaaaaagtattaaaaagcaagaaaaatagtaTTACCAAAGCAACGTTTAGCAACGAAATAGGATTCATAGATTCATCACGCTTTCTTTGTGCCTATAAAGAGCAACCAAACGATGAACGTTCGACCATTTTCCAACAccagacattaaaaaaatccGAAACCCAGTTCCGGTAAGATCAGATGCACCAGTTTCCAAGTGGCGTGATTTACCTCGGCGCTCGCGTGTCTAAGCGCACCAGCATTACTGcttattattactgaaatctcCTTCAGAGCAATCTactctgtaacttttttttttctcatctaattgaagactactttttttttcttgtgggaaGATGTACTTTAGAGCCGCTTAGAAACTATCTTTCCCATCCGTGGTTTCATTAAGTTCCTGGTTTCAAAGCATTTGCACAGAAATTGTTGAAATTATTCGTGAGAATTGTCAGACAATCCCTCGTTGCGACTCTGCAAGAATTCTGATTAGAACTGATGCGGATGTTTTCATTAATGTCGTTGTTAGGGTAGCAATGAGTACTTATACAGACACTTatacagacactatatatatatatatatatatatatatatatatatatatatatatatatatatatatatatatatatatatatatatatatatatataaatatatatatatataggcaactcTCTTCAGTAACAAATACAATTCTGCTTTGGCATCACAAATTTCATtctaaatgaaaatgcaaaaaatactgCAACGGCACAACAactcgacattctctctctctctctctctctctctctctctctctctctctctcataggaaaaGCACAGAACAATAAAAAGGAAGCCTCGACGAGTGACATtgcaagaaatgtaaataaaccaGCGAACATGAagtcatctcatcatcatcatcatcatcatcacgacaGCAGCAAATAATTTCGTACCTTTTTTCGAAAGTGATCGTGCGCAAGAGCTGCACGTACGGTAATTACTACCGCACGCGCGCCTCGGCAGAATTTTGTGTTCCTAAATGGAATATCACATTCTTGTACCAGTTAAATTGGCCGAGCAAACTCTTATCGCGATTTTCaaagagcaagcaagcaagcaactgttaggagatggaTGGTAACAAGCCAGGTACCTATAGTCAGTCACCTGAGGTGCagagaggtattattattattattattattattattattattattattattattattattataatattattattcggaagatgaaccctattcatatggatcaaccccaccaaaggggccactgacttgaaattcaagctccgaAAGAATATGGTAATCATTTGAGAgtatcagaaattattattattattattattattattattattattattattattattattattattattattattattattattattattattattcggaagatgaaccctattcatatagatcaaccccaccaaaggagccactgacttgaacttcaaacctccaaagaatattaaggtgctcattcgaaagaagcatcAGAATGCAATGGAAAATGCACAAAGAGGTCAGCAATtacaaaaacagttaaattaacaaatcaataaatgaataaataaaaatgcaataaattatcaaaatacaaagagaattgtattagggcagtaatacatcgcatcttcgcttgaacctctcAAGTGAGTTTTAGAGGAAACACTATTTAATGAATCCTATTCATCACATCATCCTATTTTCAACAATTCACAACTCATGAAGCATTACCCCACTCACCAATCATCCTCTAAACTCGCActgaatgcctttttttttatcactgcttAATGAAATTGCAGGTGAACTCATGACAAGCCCCGCGAAGACATATTATATTGCTCGGCGTTCATCAAAATCTATTTACGGAGGAGACTTTTGCTTCGAGGTTGGAGAAGTGAGTGAAATGAGAAACCTCGGTCGGATGCTGAATTCGCTCGAATCTCCATGACGGCTTTTTCGGACTGGGATTCTTGCGTTCTTTGGATGTCACAGATTGATGGAATCACAGGCGTGATTTCCTGTATGGAGAATATGTCCTGGTTATGCAAtcgtgtgattctctctctctctctctctctctctctctctctctctctctctctctctattatggttataaatcaataaattttttcctaaGTAAGTCAAGTGTATCAAATTCTAGTTATAAAATCTTgtattctgtctgtctctcttctctctctctctctctctatctcctctccaTTCACCTACATCCAATCCCTCTCTTCCAACATTCTGTCTtaataactctttctctctccctcccctccattcACCCCTACATCCAATCCCCGTTCCAACATTTTGATTAATAACCACTCCAAATCGTTTCACCCCGCCATCTTTTGATATATTCAGTCCAAATCGTTTCAGCTTTAcggttgtgagtgtgtgtgtgtgtgtgtgtgtgtgtgtgtgtgcaccatTCCCATTCGTCGCCCTTAAAACCCCATTTAACACGTTTCAAGTTCATTTCTCATCATTGATTTACATGTGACATCGTTTCCACCTCTTGCGTCGCGCTGGTGGTCAAATGCCTCTCCggttattgacatttatttatcatttcaattCCCACTCGCCATACAGCGTCCCctcacccctttcattccttttgctgtacctccgttcatattctctctcttccgtctagccgtccaccctctcctaaaaattgttacacctttcaaaccttcttactgtcggtttccgtctcagcgctgaatgacctcataggtcccagtgcttggcctttggcctaaattctttattccattccattccataccatACGGAGTTGTATATTTGTCGTATATTTGTTGGGAGCGCGAAAAACTTATTGCAGTGTTTTGGTTGGtggttcaaattttttttttttttttttgttggtggttcaaattttcttttggttGGTGGTTCAAATTTTTTTGATTGATGgttcaatttttttatggttggtggttcaagtttttttttttgggttgctggttcaaattttttttggtaggtggttcaattttttttttttcaaatttttggttggtggttcaaaattttttttggtaggtggttcaattttttttagttggtggttcaatttttttttcgttggtgGTTCAAATTTTTTATGATTGGTGGTTCAAATTTTTTTGGATTGGTGGTTCAAATTTTTTTTGGTTGGTGGTTCAGATTTTTTTATGGTTGGtgattcaaattttttttgtttggtggCTTAAATTTTCTAGCACAATAGAATCATGATGGGGGAACGAAAGTTCCCTTGGTTACATGCGGCACTGCAGGAAGTccacaagaaaaataatgattctattaaaaatctttgtaaaatttaggtcaaaataTAATACTTTCCACACCAGCAAAAACCAATGAACaggtttattcttattttctcatcTATAAACCAAATTGCTATTTTTAATGCATCTGGTTTAAGAGATTAACAGTCAGTCCAAATTACTATTAATGTTTGTTACAaatgaatatttccttttaaagcaAATATccattaataattaaattggcGTTTTCCTAATTCctttcacaaatataaaatagtccacagcattaatattattaatgttacttattatgttatatttatgtataatatatatgtaatatatataatgtatataaatatatatatatttatacacatatatatacataaatttttttataaatttatatgtacacatacacacattatatatatacacatacattacacacatacctacacatacataaacacacaatctATTGACGTCACCCTAACCCAAGGTTTCCTTGTTATCGGATGTGATTAATTAAGACCGGGGGGAATAATCGCACTCCCaattcaattataattctccGATTACTGCCGTGATTATTACCTGATGAtaatcaccctctctctctctctcaaagtctcgatcgatcgatcgaccAATGATGACCCAatacactgtgagagagagagagagagagagagagagagagagagagagagagagagagagagagagagagagatggatatgaaaataattgttgatAATGTTAATTTATCTTCATCCAGATTATGTGTATTGTacttgtgtgtgtaaaagagagagagagagagagagagagagagagagagagagagagagagagagagagagagagagagagaaatacatacgTAAAATAACTTTAGATATTCTTAATTCAATTCCAtctagcatgagagagagagagagagagagagagagagagagagagagagagagagagagagagagagagagagagagagagagtaatgcacGAAAATATTCATTGCAATTGTTAATTCAGTTTCAtcctgtgtgtgcgtgtctgtgtgtggggagagagagagagagagagagagagagagagagagagagagagagagagagaaaatacattcTGACAATATGTGAAAATACATTCTGACAATGTTAAATCATTTTCATCAAGCATGCGCgtgtgtgcgtatgagagagagagagagaaagagagagagaaattgagactTCAATCACTGACAGCCGTGCATGTACGGAAATCTGACAGTAAAACAAACCGATTCCTCCCTACTTCCCACAGTCCATAAACAATCAAGGCCACAAGTCACTACCTTCCAGCACCCCTCAAGAAACGATAAATTTAATGCATTTATCCCCGTCTTTCTCTAATTCTCCCGCGGACGAATTGCAGTTCAATTTATTTTCCCAATCAATGAGCAGTTAAGAGAGATTCCCATTAcactacgttctctctctctctctctctctctctctctctctctctctctctctctctctctctctgcgaagagAATGTGATTAGGAGCGGGGTGTGTCATTTTTAAGATTGGTGTGTTATTATCTTTTgttgttcttgaacatttttatattgttattattgttattttctgacATGCTTAGATGATGGGTATCATTCTTGGTCTGTTGATGAtactcatgatgatgatgaacgtCTTATTGTGCTTCCGTTTCttggttaaaaacaataaaaataaataaatgtgatatgatttttttctctttgaaaacaGGTAATATTATAACAATCACATATGTCGTTAAATTTCCTATTCTCTCTTAGTTTAACAGGGAAAAGATAGGTGCAtgtaaaaatttcattgtttaactaaatatatatatatatgattattatcacttttgtatgattcatttatcacacattaccacaggtgaaaaataagaaacggggtgtaggtcctgaccggtttcgactttatttccaagccattgacgaaggactgatacagagtgtgagaagtcacaaatatatatactacaagaacagtatgacgaacatacacaaccgttagaggctccatatccccactcaggccggtgtcgaggtaggacctttggctaaaaatcacaatagactctcaggggacattgctgataaacagaccataccccacctcagatccacacctgacaggtgtcatgggggcggagtttggaaactcattaacattactaccctcgtactgtgtttacaaatatgataatcctattttcatatatctctactgcctaccttaaagtttaaacaatttacaaatttcttttgatattaaaggatcaagtttatacatcccttgactgatattatatatggttgtaactttcttttatgaagctagattcaatgatgttcctttcagtgcattattagaatatacaatcctttttgccccttcccagttgatagcatgattgttcccactaacatgtacaaatataccactgttccttgtgcatatctcacacatttctatgttgttcaattcttttttccagtgctttcccggtttggccaatataaaagttgtcacaagacttacacgggattttatataatattgtctggggagttcttgataagtacattttcattgttgtattgttcttaaatgcgacattaacaccaaatttcttaagaagatgagggatatctttcatactattattataaggcagaacaagcaaattttttgtgttgtatatacatagtctttttgccatacttcaaatgcactgtttaatacactatcaggatatatatatatatatatatatatatatatatatatatatatatatatatatatatatagacagatgtaTATGGACCTAATCGACACATGAGCACGCgttccacaaaaataaatttctgacccacatcgggatcgagcccaggtcttccaatatacatatatatataaatatatatgcatatatatatacatataagtagatatataaaacatatattacatatatatataatatatactgtatatatactcaatatagtttacacatatacacacaatatatatatatatatatatatatatatatatatatatatatatatatatatatatatatatatatatgtatatatatatagatgtgtgtgtatatttgtgtgtgtgtgtgtacgcgcgcgcacCTGCCATCTTGCAAACACATCCCAACCAAACACTGCATTCTACCcaccgagggagagagagagagagagagagagagcaactcctGCCCTCCACCGATCATCAAAAAACCTTTTGATTCTGTGATACTCGCATTACGAGAGCTGCCAGGGAAGGGAAAAATCCCCGGCACACATTTATTCAATAAATCCCGGATTAATGCGTTTAATATTCAGCGATCATATTGGGGGATGAGATTTGCATTGTAATTATGAAGTTTCTCTGGTGCTTCCctgaatatattatatgatattcaatgaatgtgatttttttctatctcatttttgcttttttttatttttaatctcttgCGCGCgattgagtttctctctctctctctctctctctctctctctctctctctctctctctctctctctctctctattcaattattcattacaggttttattttattcgtgAGGTCTTActttctcttacacacacacaaacacacacacacgtatatatatatatatatatatatatatatatatatatatatatatatatatatatatatatatatatatatttatagataactaAGCTTATGTACGTATGCAAATCGTTTTTATACGTACACAGGAATGCACAAACATTACATGTAAATGTACATACTAActaacatgtatacatacacacatacatacatatatataaattatatatatgtatatatatatatatatatttatttatgtatactgtatatacttatatatgtatatatagatatatatacatacaacatacaaagGAATCTGTATGCTATCAGCACATGAATTCTCTTCCCACATAAAACAGCAATTAGTAAGTAATGGAGTAAACATCAGAGGTAAACATTTCAATGTATAAATATCTCTGTCCATTAAACATTTCACCATACGAGATAAATAACTGGACTGGAATCTATAATCCAAGCCAAAGGCCAAcccctgggacctacgaggtcaatcaGCGATGAAAGGGGGagaatgagagtaaaaaggtttgataggtgtaacaggagaaggtggatagcaagatggacaaaagagaatatgaacggaggtacagtaaaaggaatgagaggggttgtaGCTAACGGGTCGAATGAGCCTTAAGCCATGCCTACAGTGCagggcgtgaggtgcactggcggcactaacctccttaaggaaaagataaataattgaaaatatgaaaataatcacaaaataactAGCTTTAAAATTAAGTCatcagaaaacaaggaaacaatcAGTTAATTCAGCCAAATCATTGAAATTGATAAAACGAGTATTTCATTCGGTGATAAaccaataaatttaataaatccaATTTGTACTTGAGATTTTCAAAGCAACAGCAAAGGTAAAGCTCGCAtcagaaaatatatgaatcaatttgtcttttttttttttctgtcaaactACCGGCCATTTATGACAAAATGCTCTGGTCATTTGCGATACGAACTGCCTGGCAATTACTGAGGAATTGCAGTAGCAATCCATGACAGGAATTACCGTTCATTTATGGCAGAAATTTATCATCATTACCGTTCAGGAATTAGCGATCATTTCGGCTACAGACTGATtgcaaattatgataaaaatgtatctgtcatttctgagagaaaaaaatttaataatgactGCTACTAAAAATAATGGCACGATAAAATAATGCATGATACGATGTGATGGTAATTTACAGCGCAAACCCATATTTACAATCTGATAAAAGCAAATAGTTATTGACGACGGGAACTAATTGCAATTCGAGATTAAAAAACTAATACCACTTTACGGCAGAATGCAATGGCAATTTACAATGaagaatatgtattattttaaaaacaaaaaaaaaatctgcccatttttttatataaatggaatatCAAAGCATTTATCTTTTAACAGCTTTCTAAATTACTATAATATACGAGGGACTGTTTGTTTTGAcgaacaatatttattattatttatcctttttgtcaaacacttttctctctctctctctctctctctctctctctctctctctctctctctctctctctctctctctccttttattccaAGCCTCCAACATTCAACATGAATCCTTCAAAAAGTCAATTACGTGATAAACTTCGCGAACTCTTGAtggcacagaagaagaagaagaagaagaagaagaagaagaagaagaagaagaagaagaagaagaaggggaagaagacgaagaaaaagaaaatgaggaagaagaaaaagttgataaGTTAATTTCCAAAGATTTTGATGACTGTAGAACCTAAGTTTTGCCAAAGCTCGGGGAAATGGTTGGctgaagggagggggggggggaggggatggggaggggaagggaggggagggggaagggagggggagggggaagggatgggaaaggaaaggaatgggagggggaggtaAAAGAATGggtgagggaagggaaggaagggagggggggagggaaaaatgggtggggaaggggaaggggaggggaaaaggggggGGTGGTTAAGGAGAAGGAAAGTTGAGGCAACTTAGTCAAAAGTCTCGtggcttttggagagagagagagagagagagagagagagagagagagagagagagagagagagagagagagagagaaagtaaaacaattcccttttttatttcagcaaataTGAATACAATGGTAGGTGACTTGTGCAAATCCTAAGGCTCCTTATTTgcttataatgagagagagagagagagagagagagagagagagagagagagagagagagagagagagagagaaagtgcagtAGGCTGTTGTACTTTAAAGGATAGCCCAAGAAGGTAAACAGATTTTATCAAAGACTCATACACCCTGTGCTTGCTcaagcaaaaataatttcttcttttaacaaACCCCCAATTGTACAAGTTATCAattcgttttcctctctctctctctctctctctctctctctctctctctctctctctctctctctctcacaaacaaaagctaaatacatgtctggtctggtaaaactaaggtatacttacttacttatccatatatactgtagagagagagagagagagagagagagagaggaggtaattaCTTTTACAACTGGAGATATATTACCAATGAATTCACAAACATTCATACTAacagtgtatgaatgtatgcatggatgaatgtatgaatgtacagtatgtatgcatgtatgaataagagaaaaaaagacctCACAGTAAAAATTCGCCGTCCACTCCGCTGGCATTTTGTTGGTACaacagcaaagagaaaaaaaaaccttcacatgACGTGTGTTGTCGCTCTTCTGCTTTACATGTTTTCAGGTCAgttagggggaaggggaaggggagaaggagggggaggggggaggaggaggaaggaaggggaaggggaaggggagaaggaggggaggggaaggggaagaggtaaGGGGAAAGGAGGAGTGGAAAATTTCACACACGTcgattcccctctctctctctctctctctcttttttttttctggcgcaCTGTaaaaagagtttctctctctctctctctctcactttttcttatGTAGGTGCACaaagagagttctctctctctctctctattctggtGCAGGTGTAAAAgaaagctcttctctctctctctctctctctctctctctctctctctctctctctctctctctctctctctcaataaattccGAAGCAGGTGtaaaaagagctctctctctctctctcaatttttctgttgcagttgtgtgtgtgtgtgtgtgagagagagagagagagagagagagagagagagagagagagagagagagagagaggcagagcaCGACTGCGCTTGCCTAAAGCATTTCCTGAATGAATAATTGCCCTGGTTAGGTGCGTGTGTGACTGACGAACGAtttcggggggggggggacacacaaacattgccaataaaatatttcgttttcCGGCGGCTGAAATCCCGAAGCaccagcaagcaagcaagcaaggcgAGCATTGCTTGctaaccttttttttctctctttattctttcgtGTCTGtgggtatgtacgtatgtatatatatatctataatatatatctatagatatgtacatatatgtatgtatgtatgtataagcaatGCATTCTTTATGCAAGAATGtacaaaaaagtatttaattttatgttcatTAAACATAGAtgtaaattttatacattttattacattaagttctttgttaacagatacacattgtatacatacacgcacacatatacacacacatacaattacGACCCATGTAAAAATTTAGCGGCCAAACATACTGATCAAACACTTGCCTAGCACAAGTGTGCTCCAAGCATTAATAGCTGCAACTAACGTGTTGGTCCAGgtgttaaattcttttttttttttacgccttGACTTGACCCCGTCAGCAAAAGTTCCTTGAATGAGATACATAACTacgaaataaataataactaaacaGATGAAAATCCCTCTCTCCTAATTCAAGTCACAACTCTGGAGGTATCGTGGCAAAAATATGTCTGGTTTTTGCTTGAACTGAAAGCAAACTTTTGAATGTattaatttacctttcatttattctttcggGGAGCGTGGGAAGGTTACACTGACATGGGTGGGGCTTTGGGACTTTCGTTTTCCCACCACTGCCCAATAGTGATTCCGGTATGGAAGTTCTAGTCGAGGTCAAAATacgaaaaatagtaataaatttaataatgaaaattactgttGAGTGTAGCCATGGACAATAGCAGAatgttatttgtctttttctgaATGCAAATAGCTAaggtacacacatatacattatatatatatatatatatatatatatatatatatatatatatatatatatatatatatatatatatatatatatatatatacatatatacttatgaaaaCCCGACCGTCTGTATCTGAGCGAGGGAACGCTTGCCGCTCGCCAATAGGAATTACATATTCACACAAGCATTTGATTACCCGAGTTGGAATATTTAATATCGAATGTTCGTCGCCGGCTTAAAAAAAACAGTTCGAAAATGTTTAAATGCAAAAGgcatatacatttctctctctctctctctctctctctctctctctctctctctctctctctctctctctctcgctgcaacCGACGGTGGAGAAATGTTTACACGAATTGCTTCTGTATCAACAATAAATGGAATTCATGAAATACCCTTTTAAATCCAGATCGTACATAAATATAGAATTTGTGCCCGGCTCCCTTGCTAGTGAGTGACTGCGATCGGCTCGACTCCAcagaggactatatatatatatatatatatatatatatatatatatatatatatatatatatagatatatatatatatatatatatatatatatatatatatatatatatatatatatatatatatatatatatatatatatatatatatgcatataattttaacatgcaattttaacttttttttttcttcaaagatatAAAGTATTGTGTATCTTGCTGTCCATATTGTTTATGAATTGTGTGCACTGCCGTTTATTGAACACGCGGCTCTGAACACTTCCTTTTATATTGTGTAACGGAGCGGCTGTActttatgtttgtgtgcgtgtgtgtgtgtgtgtgtgtgtatgtatgtatgtatatatatatatatatatatatatatatatatatatatatatatatacatatatatgtatatatatatactatattatatatgtatatatatatatatatatatacacatactgcaGGGTATACATGtgatgaaaaactctctctctctctctctctctctctctctctctctctctctctctctctctctctctctctctctctctctaccaaggaCCTTCAGAAACTTCGCTAGGGATCGCCACAGACGAATACCCCCTGCACTTAATCAAAACTGCAGTGCTTGCACGTATCAAAGCCTCTGCTTTTCTATCAAGCAAACGAGAAGTAAGCAAGAGGCAGACGGGGCTCTATCGAAattgaaaggtgttgcagcttgTTGAACGAAACTGTATCATTGCTTTCGATCGTACATATTAACTGAAATATTGTTTACGTATAACATGGTGGGTTTCAACGTCTTCTTGTAAACGCTGTAGACAGCattaatgattattaattataAGTGGGATTTGATACTCTTATATAGTAAGAGTAAACTGtagatttacatatttacaagagATTATGAAAAGTTACGAACCTCTGCATCTTCAAAACaagtttccatattattattattattattat from Macrobrachium rosenbergii isolate ZJJX-2024 chromosome 45, ASM4041242v1, whole genome shotgun sequence includes:
- the LOC136829965 gene encoding integrin-binding sialoprotein-like, which encodes MRVKRFDRCNRRRWIARWTKENMNGEEEEEEEEEEEEEEEEEEEGEEDEEKENEEEEKVDKLISKDFDDSFFKSYQAGLPGANSPTSGKREEEEEEEEEEEEEEEEEEEEEEEEEEE